One Alligator mississippiensis isolate rAllMis1 chromosome 1, rAllMis1, whole genome shotgun sequence genomic window carries:
- the LOC102562735 gene encoding inhibitor of apoptosis protein — MAQGLFKITYNAQNYLPEKDLSHSSTRKKKFNMNIMENSPFLANMMKYSALCELKYDLSCELYRMSTFSTFPTDVPVSERNLARAGFYYTGVKDKVKCFSCGLMLDNWKKGDNAMEKHKQLYPSCSFIQGLLSLNNLGSSSHSAFSPPATMSSLSPPLHSITLAPSSDEIGYFSCSFSSVPQVPITSRAVGDISFLRPRFYNPTMSTEDARLRTFQMWPLTFLSPTDLAKAGFYYTGPADKVACFTCGGQLSNWEPKDNAMSEHQRHFPNCPFVENQTRDQTGFCVSNLEMQTHEARVNTFINWPTRIPVRPEQLAKAGFYYVGRNDDVKCFCCDGGLRCWESGDDPWIEHAKWFPKCEYLLRVKGIEFVSQIQARFPHLLEQLLSTSDTPVDENADPSIIHFEPGESRSEDAIMMNTPVIKAALEMGFSRRLIKQTVQSKILATGENYKTVNDLVSDLLTAEDEKREEERERQSEEVASDDLSLIRKNRMALFQRLTCVFPILESLLSAKVITELEHDVIKQKTQTLLQAREVIDTILVKGNSAANIFRNCLRECDPILYKDLFVEKSMKYVPIEDISGLPMEEQLRRLQEERTCKVCMDKEVSIVFIPCGHLVVCKECAPSLRKCPICRGTIKGTVRTFLS; from the exons ATGGCTCAGGGGTTATTCAAAATCACCTACAATGCACAAAACTACCTCCCAGAGAAAGACTTGTCCCATTcttccacaagaaaaaaaaagttcaacaTGAACATAATGGAAAATAGCCCGTTCCTGGCTAACATGATGAAATACAGTGCTTTGTGTGAACTAAAGTATGACTTGTCATGTGAACTCTACAGAATGTCTACATTTTCTACTTTCCCCACCGATGTGCCAGTGTCTGAAAGGAATCTTGCCCGGGCTGGGTTTTATTACACTGGTGTTAAAGATAAAGTTAAATGCTTCAGTTGTGGCTTGATGTTGGATAACTGGAAAAAAGGAGATAATGCAATGGAAAAACACAAACAGCTCTATCCTAGCTGCAGCTTCATTCAGGGATTGCTTTCATTAAACAACCTTGGATCATCCTCTCATTCTGCCTTTTCACCTCCGGCCACAATGAGCAGCCTGTCACCACCTTTACATTCCATAACCCTGGCTCCAAGTTCAGATGAAATTGGTTACTTCAGTTGCTCTTTTTCTAGTGTTCCTCAAGTCCCAATAACTTCTAGAGCAGTTGGAGACATATCGTTTTTGAGACCCAGGTTTTATAATCCTACAATGAGCACAGAAGACGCCAGACTGCGCACTTTTCAGATGTGGCCTCTGACTTTTCTGTCACCAACGGACCTAGCAAAAGCTGGTTTTTATTACACAGGGCCAGCAGACAAAGTtgcttgctttacctgtggtgggCAACTGAGTAACTGGGAACCAAAGGATAATGCCATGTCAGAGCATCAAAGACACTTTCCTAACTGCCCTTTTGTGGAAAATCAAACTCGAGATCAAACAGGTTTCTGCGTTTCTAACCTGGAGATGCAAACCCATGAGGCACGTGTTAACACTTTTATAAACTGGCCAACTAGAATTCCCGTTCGACCTGAACAGCTTGCAAAGGCTGGTTTTTATTACGTAG GTCGCAATGATGATGTCAAGTGCTTCTGCTGTGATGGTGGATTGAGGTGCTGGGAGTCTGGAGATGATCCCTGGATTGAGCATGCCAAGTGGTTTCCAAA ATGCGAGTACCTGCTGCGTGTTAAAGGCATTGAGTTTGTTAGTCAAATTCAGGCAAGGTTTCCCCATCTTCTTGAACag cTCTTGTCAACATCTGATACTCCTGTAGATGAAAATGCAGATCCATCAA TTATTCATTTTGAACCTGGAGAAAGCCGGTCCGAAGATGCAATCATGATGAACACCCCTGTAATTAAAGCTGCTTTGGAGATGGGGTTTAGCAGAAGATTAATAAAACAGACAGTTCAGAGTAAAATCTTAGCCACTGGAGAAAATTATAAGACAGTTAACGATCTTGTGTCTGATCTGCTTACTGCTGAAGATGAaaagagggaagaagagagggagaggcagTCTGAGGAAGTGGCTTCAG ATGATTTGTCACTAATCAGGAAGAATCGAATGGCTTTGTTTCAGCGTTTGACCTGTGTGTTTCCAATCCTGGAGAGTTTACTGTCAGCTAAAGTTATAACTGAACTTGAACATGATGTTattaaacaaaaaacccaaacccttttgcaagcaagggaagtgattgaTACAATTTTAGTGAAAGGAAATTCAGCAGCCAACATATTCAGAAACTGCCTACGAGAGTGTGACCCCATATTGTACAAAGACTTATTTG tggaaaaaAGCATGAAGTATGTCCCCATAGAAGACATTTCAG GTTTACCCATGGAAGAGCAGCTGAGGAGGCTACAGGAGGAAAGAACCTGTAAAGTATGCATGGACAAAGAAGTTTCAATTGTATTTATTCCATGTGGTCATTTAGTGGTGTGCAAAGAATGTGCACCTTCCCTTCGAAAATGCCCTATTTGCAGGGGGACAATCAAGGGTACAGTTCGTACGTTCCTTTCTTGA